Proteins encoded together in one Carya illinoinensis cultivar Pawnee chromosome 3, C.illinoinensisPawnee_v1, whole genome shotgun sequence window:
- the LOC122305468 gene encoding OBERON-like protein yields the protein MGTSSGSNIHHQSSLKMLPPRQHPRPGGLQTSLSLVSSDARLSPEEPRSHSDQIRESPTESASSRETWPTADAIMAKKMMENGKAENDCPEQSVIRRVSIADKISLREIARERVDIISEKMHHLPDEVLEELKNGLRIILEGNGGSQQREEFLMLQKLLQSRTDLTAKSLIRAHRVQLEILVSINTGIQAFLHPSISLSQTSLIEIFVYKKCRNIACQNQLPADDCTCDVCINRNGFCNLCMCVICNKFDFEVNTCRWIGCDLCSHWTHTDCAIHDGLICMGPSVKSGAGLSEMVFRCKACNRTSELLGWVKDVFHNCAPAWEQEALMRELDFVSRIFHGSDDPRGIKLFLKCEDLKEKMKSGLESLAACRAILMFFQELEVDGSKSMENGEGGRMIAPQEACNRIAEVVHEAIRKMEMVADEKMRMFKKARMAFDACDRELEDKAREVKELKLERQKKELQVEELERFVRLKQAEADMFQLKANEAKREAETLQRIALAKSDKSEEEYASSYLKQRLNEAEAEKQLLFQRIKLQESSRASQSSGGGDPSQMLMYSKIQDLIYNAPPKSNGQPNERHPLRTNP from the exons ATGGGTACGTCATCTGGTTCTAATATCCACCACCAATCTTCTTTGAAAATGCTGCCTCCACGTCAGCACCCAAGGCCTGGAGGACTACAAACCTCACTATCCCTTGTCTCTTCAGATGCCCGCCTCTCCCCAGAGGAACCCAGATCACATTCTGATCAAATTCGTGAATCCCCAACTGAGAGTGCTAGTTCTCGAGAAACTTGGCCCACTGCCGATGCCATTATGGCAAAGAAGATGATGGAAAATGGGAAAGCTGAAAATGATTGTCCTGAGCAATCAGTCATTCGCCGAGTTTCTATTGCAGATAAGATATCTCTTCGGGAGATAGCAAGAGAGAGAGTTGATATTATTTCTGAAAAGATGCATCATTTACCCGATGAGGTTCTAGAAGAGTTGAAAAATGGACTTCGAATTATCCTTGAAGGCAATGGTGGTTCACAGCAAAGAGAAGAATTTTTAATGTTGCAGAAGCTTCTTCAGAGCAGAACTGATTTAACCGCAAAGTCATTGATTAGAGCTCACAGAGTACAGCTCGAAATTCTTGTTTCAATAAACACTGGTATTCAGGCATTCTTGCATCCTAGTATCAGTCTCTCTCAGACTTCACTGATTGAGATATTTGTCTACAAGAAATGTAGAAATATAGCGTGCCAAAACCAGCTCCCAGCTGATGACTGTACTTGCGATGTATGCATTAACAGAAATGGTTTCTGCAATCTTTGCATGTGCGTAATCTGTAACAAGTTTGATTTCGAGGTAAATACCTGCAGATGGATTGGGTGTGACTTGTGTTCTCATTGGACTCATACAGATTGTGCTAttcatgatggactcatttgtaTGGGTCCTTCTGTTAAGAGTGGAGCAGGTCTATCTGAGATGGTTTTCAGATGCAAGGCATGCAATCGGACATCTGAGCTTCTTGGTTGGGTTAAAGATGTTTTCCACAACTGTGCACCAGCCTGGGAGCAGGAGGCTCTGATGAGGGAACTTGATTTTGTTAGTAGGATCTTTCACGGAAGTGATGACCCTCGAGGGATTAAACTCTTTTTGAAGTGTGAGGatctcaaagaaaaaatgaagagtGGATTAGAGTCATTGGCAGCTTGCCGGgcaattttaatgtttttccaaG AGCTTGAGGTGGACGGTTCAAAAAGTATGGAAAATGGGGAAGGTGGACGGATGATTGCCCCACAGGAGGCATGCAATCGTATTGCTGAGGTGGTGCATGAAGCCATAAGGAAGATGGAAATGGTGGCTGATGAGAAGATGAGAATGTTTAAGAAAGCCCGCATGGCTTTTGATGCTTGTGACCGTGAGCTTGAGGACAAGGCAAGGGAGGTAAAAGAACTGAAGCTGGAAAGGCAGAAAAAGGAACTGCAGGTCGAAGAGCTGGAGAGATTTGTGAGGCTTAAACAGGCAGAAGCTGATATGTTCCAACTCAAGGCCAATGAGGCAAAACGAGAGGCTGAGACGCTTCAGAGGATTGCTCTTGCCAAGTCTGACAAATCAGAGGAAGAATATGCAAGCAGTTACCTGAAACAACGGTTAAATGAGGCTGAGGCTGAGAAGCAGTTACTGTTTCAGAGGATTAAGCTGCAAGAGAGTTCTCGTGCATCACAGAGCAGTGGTGGGGGTGACCCTTCACAGATGCTGATGTATTCCAAAATCCAAGATCTGATTTACAATGCCCCACCAAAGTCCAACGGCCAGCCAAATGAACGACACCCACTCAGGACAAATCCGTAA